The Helianthus annuus cultivar XRQ/B chromosome 11, HanXRQr2.0-SUNRISE, whole genome shotgun sequence region ccatttatttataataaaatcccCATATAACAAATTAATAAAATATCAAATTACACAAGTTACACAAGCATCAACTACCAAACTCAATAGAAATAGAGGAGAGAGATATATGAATATCTTAGAAACAAGCTAATTAAAAACACCTGAGTGAGTTTCGAGCCACGTGCTGCCTAATCAATCATACTCTCATAGATATGCCACCAGGTTTGTAAAATGTAAGCCAATAACTTGTAGCTAATAATATTATTCTATACTTAATTAACCATAGACAGAGACTCATAGATATGCCACTAAAGTCTAAAATGTAAACCAATAATTTGTAGCTAATAATATTAGTTTATGAATGAAACTAAAGATACCCCTAGTTATGTTTAACACACCCTGATAGGAACATATGTAGTGGAAGACATCTCACATTTAGGTGTTTTGCGTCATAAAGCAGTCCAGTTAACAATAGAACGTTTTTCTAAAATAGGAGGCATTttggggcattatgttaaaagggtgtaaaaaattaaataaaaaaaatcataaaaaaaaacgGGTATTGACCAACCCAAAAGTAGAATACATGTGATTGGTCAAACAATTCAAGAAGAGACGTGGATTAAAGGACGCTACtcgtttttttctttttgaaaacaaCACCCGGGAGGGTCATCTGGGCGTTTTCAGAGATAAAACGCCTAAAAACCCCACTACAGGTGGTCTaagggaaaaaaaaaaaaaaaagtagataTGACCGATTTAGCAACGGTACATTCAATAAACAccagagaagagaagagaagagaagagaacagTACGTTTACCACAACCCAATAATATTATTATAGGTTTACAAACaaataaattaaactaaataataataaagCAATCAAAATCATTTAAACATATAATAATCGTACTAACCCATAAATAAGGATATCACTATCCTCTTCAAGACTCTTGTTGCATGTATGACAAAAGCTCAAAAAACTCAGTTTCGGACCAGGCTTCTTCAATTCGGGCGACCCACAACAACTCTCCACAACACAATTATCAAATATATGGGTCGTTTTCGGGTTCGGCCCATGACAAACAACTCGTGTATACTCTTCTGAACTCTCCATCTCCTTCAAAGACAAAGGCCCAACAAAACTCCGTGGCGACCCGAACCCGGACCCGGTTCCCACCGACCCCCCCGAAAAATGTGGACTACGTGTCTTGATCCCATAATCACCACAAAATTCAGGAATCTGGATCTTTAAATTTGATGCAAATAACACTTTTCTACTTATTGTGTTGGGTTGACCCGTGGGTTGACCGGGTCGGGTTTCAATTAGTGCTAGAGCTATGCCTTCCGGGTCAAGTTTTTCAACCGGGCTTCGGGTCGGGTCTTTTGGGGTTTTTTCAAATGGGTTATTGAGGGTTGAAGTAGGTGATGATTGGGAGAATAGGGTGTTGAAGAATTTTGGTGAAGGGAGGAAGGATgaaacgggtcgggtcgggtatgGGTCGGACATGATGGGTCGGGCTGCTTTGAGGGTTAGAAAGAGACGAAGAGAAAGGAAAGATTTTCTGAGACTTCCATGAAGGGTTGCTATTACTATTGTTGTTGTTCAAGAGAAACAAGAAGTGATTCTTATTAGAACCCAAGTGTTTGTGACAAAGTTAAAGTTGGATTTTTTGTGGTTTAGTCTGCCCATTTAGTTGTTTGGGGGGGTTTGGTTTAGTGAATTTACATGAAAATGTTGATTTGTTGGATTTATGGAGCAACATGTGTGTTCTTTGGAGATGGTGACACGATGAACATGAGAGAGAAAGTATAGAGAGAGGATGAGAGAGATGTTAGAGAGAGAGTGAGAAGAGGTGTCTAGTTTTGGTTGAATAGGTTTTGGAGTTTGAAGGCTTTATAAAAGAAGAGAGAGAATAAAGATTTATTTAGAGTACGATAAAAATGATGAATTAAGGAAGGCTCATTCTATACGCACCCCCTTCTTCCTGATTGCACCCCCtttgtgagaggaaaactgtcggtcctacgcaggccccacctgtaagtatgtgagaggaggggggtgaaaaaagtaaataggaggtgtagaaagtagcacccttAAAGAATCCTATCTAAAAAATAAAGTTTAGTATGATGAATTAAGGAATCCCATCTAAAAAATAAAGCTAAGTATAGAAATAGTCCCTCTCTttaagagcattctcatccaatcaatcaaattatacatacattccactaaaaaacaactcctatatcaatatattttcagtaaaaacaaatattttttctctctccttttcaattaaataatattatcattacatttttctctctccttcactcacaaccactttcaatatatattaaaaaaattatactgggtgaacaatacccccccaaatatacagatgaacagtaatattttctctctcctctactcacaaccattttttataccctttataatataaaaactacccctcacatattttgatggtttggatgagaatgctctaatATAGCTAAAGTTTCTTTAAATACTAAGTTTTATTTTAGAAGTTCAAAGTTTAGGTTTTGTGATTTTTATTTTGTAAGCAAGTTTTGGTGGTAgactatatttttttttattaagtttacGTATAATGACTAAACTAccatttttgttttttaataatattataatCTATTCATAGCTTGTATCATTGTCTACTGCAGAAATTAAACCCATGGCCTCGAGAAGAGACATTATTTTATGTGCACTAGTATCGTTATGCCAAAAgactttttaattaaataattaacaGTATTATAACACCTACCTAGGTCGTGGGATTGAAATTAGCATTTTTGTTAAACTAATAAAGAATTAAACATGGATTGTTATTATGTTAATTACAATTGCTCAAACTTAATTTCATTTTGCTTTTCCAAGAAGTCAGCGGCCGCTCTTAGTTTTGATTATATGTCGATTCTACAAGATGATCTAAATTTAACAGAGAAAATTAGTGATAGTTGGCCTTATACCTCAAACTTGTTACATCATCGAAATCATGAAATCTAAACTTATGACTGTTGGGTTATGTAAGATCTGCTGATGATAAAAGCCAAAACCTAAGGAAACCATCATTCCTGCCTCATGAAATAAGTTGAAGTACAAACAACTGTCCAGAAGTTTCCCCCCTTGAAGGCTTTCCAAACAACCACCCAAACTACTGCTACAAAACTGTTGCATTAACCAAAACACGAAGACAAGTACACGCCAGGTCAGCAGCCAAGTCAACTAAGTCAAAGCTGAAGACAAAAAGACCAAGTCAACATGTCAAACAAGACCAGAAGTACTGGATTCCAAAAGTGTTGAAATCCTTCCAGCAGTTTTGGAATCCCAGTCGTTTTCATTGTTTTAGCAATAGTTTTATGTAATAGTGCTTATTATTTAACTGTCCAGCTGTTTTGCATCATTGCTGGCAGTTACATCATTAATGCGTTGTTTAGGGTCGTTTTCATGGTGACGTCATCAGTAGTTCTCTCATCTATATATAGTTCATTCTGTATATGTAATAGTTTACTCTAAAAGCTAAAAAGGCATAAGAACTTAGAGAGAGACTGCACCTGGTGAAGGCGCGTGGTTTGTACTGATTGATTGTATTGAAGCATTTGAAAATATTGAAATCATTCTCAAATCTAGTTGTGTTTATGATGATATGTTTATTGTCACTGTTTGATTGATTTTCTAAATTGATGAAAACTATTTATCAATAACACACACTATCACACACTCTCAGATCCAACAATTAGTATCAGAACAAGTTACACCGAATTAACTTAAATGTTGATTCGGAAGATAAACTAGCTCATACTGATAACTAATTGAGTGATCAAAAGGACTTGAGAAGAATTAGACCAATCAGAGCATTAAATTATTCTGTTACTCTATTTCTGAGTAATTCTCAATAGAACTCAAAGAGATGTCAATCACTTATGATTCTCACAATACTGGATCGGCAAACAAGCCTCTGATGCCCGTTTGCCATAAATTCAAAATTTGGCAACGAAGGATGTGTCACCACTTATCCAAGGAGAACACAGGTTGCTGGAGGTCTGTGGTTTTTTATCCGTATGTTCCTTCTACACCAAGTGGTGACCAACCAAATGTTAGCGTTCCTAAGAAACCCAATGACTATTATGAGCAAGATTTCTAGAAATTGGAGCCCGATGCTAAGGCATTCGAGATACTATCCATGGCCTTACACAATGAAATCTATGTTGGGTTGCTCTTGTGAGattgccaaagaattgtgggatgcttTGAGCGAACAATTTGGTGGCACAGATGAAGTGCAGGAGAATAATAGAGAGAGTTTGAATCAACAGTATAAGACATTCACACTTGTCAAGGGGGAATCTCGGACTCAACAGTTCGAGCGATTTAATTGCTTAATCAGTGAGCTAAGGCTTGCTGATCAAACTTACATAAATGGTGCTCCGAGTCATAGATTTTTAAGATCTCTTCCTGACAAATGGAATACAATAGTAATTGTCTTAAGGAACTCTGTTGGATTCAAGGATATGCCTCTAACACAATTTCATGGCAAACTTCTCACATTTGAGAGAAAACTTGACAAAAAAACAGAAGTTGATGTTAATCGGTAAGGTTGCTGATGATTACATGTTTGGAAACACAACCCTGAAAAGTTATGATGGATCATCATCGACCACCAGTGTAAGTGATCACAGTTATGATCACTTTGTTGACATAACTAGTGGATTTAGTTCTCATTCTATCTTATCAGCTGTTGGAAATCAGAAATTTGCATTGATAATGAATGATAAAAAAAAACCCATGGATCCAACAGACCAAGAGGAGTTTGATCTTCTTGACTTTGCACTTTTAAGCATCAAAACaaacaaattttataaaaaaatggtaGACAATTCCCTGGTTTGGAGGGTAAGGGTAAATTTGAAAAAGATCAATCTAAGGTTGAATGTTACAAGTGCCATAAACTATgacattttgctagggaatgtagagGTTCTACACAGAATCCCACATCATATGTGACATACCCTAGTCAAATGAATCAATCTGATTCAACCACTGGTCAACATTCAAGTTTTTCAAATGCATATCAACATTCTTCCCAGATTGCCCCTAGTCCATCCACACAGTACACTGCACATCTTGCATATAGACCTGTGCAAATGGCATACCAATATGCTAACGGGCCACCTCAATATCAATCTGCATAAGTTCATATACCACAagcacatgtataaataccctcTCACACTCATAAATTCAATCCCAAGCATAATTACAAGTAGTTTTCGAAACCACTTGTTCCCCTACACTAGAAACTACTCAACAAAGTTTTTTCACTTAAAGCTTTGTAGATTGGGGTAGTCTGCCTGAAATTTGAATGATGAGCATTTTGGCATAATTGCTATGGATCATGACACCATGAACTTGGCACTAGTTGCGTTAGAAACCCTAAGTGAGACCCTGACCAAAGTACTGATGAAACTGTTGGTTTATGCATATTATACCTCATGCTAATTCAACAACTGATGGTTCTTCACAGTTGAGGATATCAAAGCAGTGAAGATAATGCTAAGAGCAAATTGtgaaaaatctgaaaattttttgAATTAAATTCTCAAATC contains the following coding sequences:
- the LOC110898894 gene encoding FCS-Like Zinc finger 8, with amino-acid sequence MSDPYPTRPVSSFLPSPKFFNTLFSQSSPTSTLNNPFEKTPKDPTRSPVEKLDPEGIALALIETRPGQPTGQPNTISRKVLFASNLKIQIPEFCGDYGIKTRSPHFSGGSVGTGSGFGSPRSFVGPLSLKEMESSEEYTRVVCHGPNPKTTHIFDNCVVESCCGSPELKKPGPKLSFLSFCHTCNKSLEEDSDILIYGGDKAFCSEECRCQEMILDGLMMN